Proteins encoded within one genomic window of Tigriopus californicus strain San Diego chromosome 12, Tcal_SD_v2.1, whole genome shotgun sequence:
- the LOC131892195 gene encoding uncharacterized protein LOC131892195 — protein MALWLHGMIMDRMNLDRMNMDRMTMDRMNLDQMNMDQMNMDRMNLDPMNMDRMNMDPINMDPINMDPMNRDPMNRDPMNMDRMNMCSVPTLIPPLDGMNNMDLMNMDRMNIDRMNMDRMNMDPMNMNS, from the exons ATGGCCTTGTGGCTCCATGGAATGATTATGGACCGGATGAACTTGGaccggatgaacatggaccggATGACCATGGATCGGATGAATTTGGACCAGATGAACATGGACCAGATGAACATGGACCGGATGAACCTAGACCCAATGAACATGGaccggatgaacatggacccAATAAACATGGACCCAATAAACATGGACCCAATGAACAGGGACCCAATGAACAGGGACCCAATGAACATGGATCGGATGAACATGTGTTCCGTCCCGACATTGATTCCCCCACTGGACGGGAT GAACAACATGGATCTGATGAACATGGATCGGATGAATATAGATCGGATGAACATGGAtcggatgaacatggacccAATGAACATGAATTCGTGA